One window of Flavobacteriales bacterium genomic DNA carries:
- a CDS encoding type II toxin-antitoxin system PemK/MazF family toxin, with the protein MAKGDIVLINFPFTDLTGSKLRPAVILIEGEVDITVCFITTRFHWQEETDVKIDPGPSNGLKHASLIRTAKLATLDKNMARGLLGALTASEVRELDEKLKILLQLA; encoded by the coding sequence ATGGCTAAAGGGGATATCGTGCTGATCAACTTCCCGTTCACGGACCTTACCGGCAGTAAGCTCAGGCCAGCAGTCATCTTGATCGAAGGCGAGGTGGATATTACCGTGTGCTTCATCACCACGAGGTTTCACTGGCAGGAAGAGACCGATGTAAAGATCGATCCCGGTCCATCTAACGGATTGAAACATGCTTCGCTGATCCGCACCGCCAAATTGGCCACGCTGGACAAGAACATGGCTCGCGGTCTACTGGGCGCATTGACCGCTTCGGAGGTGAGGGAACTGGATGAAAAATTGAAGATCCTACTCCAGTTAGCTTAA
- a CDS encoding urocanate hydratase, translated as MPTNPSTLSDLFQTSIREGIPSELPPAKPLDASVSHAPKRKDILSPEEKKLALRNALRYFPKKHHAVLAPEFAAELKEHGRIYMYRFRPSEAMHARPIGQYPAKCKQAAAIMLMIQNNLDPAVAQHPHELITYGGNGAVFQNWAQYRLTMQYLSEMSEEQTLVMYSGHPLGLFPSNAEAPRVVVTNGMVIPNYSSPDDWERMNALGVSQYGQMTAGSYMYIGPQGIVHGTTITVLNACRMLPHSPAPSPGEKGSRRIFVTSGLGGMSGAQPKAGNIAGVVTICAEVNSAAAHKRQSQGWVDEVIEDVDACIDAALAWQKKGEAHSIAFLGNVVDLWERMAERKIHVDLGSDQTSLHNPWAGGYYPAGLSYEESNVLMVKDPSAFKKRVEDSLKRQVKAINTLTGAGMYFFDYGNAFLLESKRAGADISGKNGEEFRYPSYVEDIMGPMCFDHGFGPFRWVCTSGDPKDLATSDRIAGDVLEAMLKDAPKEIHQQIADNLHWIRSAQQNKLVVGSQARILYADAEGRIRIAEAFNYAIKSGEVSAPIVLGRDHHDVSGTDSPYRETSNIRDGSRFTADMAVQNFVGDAFRGATWISLHNGGGVGWGEVINGGFGMVLDGGADSDRRLKSMLHWDVNNGIARRAWARNPNAQWSIREAMKREPKLKVTVAEEADDAVVERAIG; from the coding sequence ATGCCGACCAACCCCTCTACCCTTTCCGACCTCTTCCAAACGTCAATCCGCGAAGGCATCCCGAGCGAGCTTCCCCCGGCAAAGCCGCTGGACGCTTCCGTGTCCCATGCGCCCAAGCGCAAGGACATTCTTTCCCCGGAGGAAAAGAAGCTCGCACTTCGAAATGCGTTACGCTACTTCCCGAAGAAGCACCACGCCGTGCTCGCGCCGGAATTCGCGGCGGAGCTGAAGGAGCACGGGCGCATCTACATGTACCGCTTCCGCCCGAGCGAGGCGATGCACGCGCGGCCGATCGGCCAGTACCCCGCAAAGTGCAAGCAGGCGGCGGCCATCATGCTGATGATCCAGAACAACCTGGACCCGGCCGTGGCGCAGCACCCGCATGAGCTGATCACCTACGGCGGGAATGGAGCGGTGTTCCAGAACTGGGCGCAATACCGGCTCACCATGCAGTACCTCAGCGAGATGAGCGAGGAGCAGACGTTGGTGATGTACAGCGGCCATCCGCTGGGCCTCTTTCCCAGCAACGCCGAAGCCCCGCGCGTGGTGGTGACCAACGGCATGGTGATCCCGAACTACAGCAGCCCGGATGATTGGGAACGCATGAACGCGCTGGGCGTTTCGCAGTACGGCCAGATGACCGCCGGCAGCTACATGTACATCGGTCCACAGGGGATCGTGCATGGCACCACCATCACGGTGTTGAACGCTTGCCGCATGTTGCCTCATTCCCCGGCCCCTTCTCCCGGGGAGAAGGGAAGCCGTAGGATCTTCGTCACATCCGGCCTCGGCGGCATGAGCGGCGCACAGCCCAAGGCGGGCAACATCGCGGGCGTGGTGACGATCTGCGCGGAGGTGAATAGTGCCGCTGCGCACAAACGCCAAAGCCAAGGTTGGGTGGATGAGGTGATCGAGGATGTGGACGCTTGCATCGATGCCGCATTGGCTTGGCAGAAGAAAGGTGAAGCGCACAGCATCGCCTTCCTCGGCAACGTCGTGGACCTGTGGGAGCGCATGGCGGAACGGAAGATCCACGTGGACCTCGGTAGCGACCAGACCAGCCTTCACAATCCATGGGCAGGTGGCTACTACCCGGCAGGACTGAGTTACGAGGAGAGCAATGTCTTGATGGTGAAGGATCCTTCAGCGTTCAAAAAGCGCGTCGAGGACAGCTTAAAGCGGCAGGTGAAAGCGATCAACACGCTCACCGGCGCGGGCATGTACTTCTTCGATTACGGCAACGCCTTTCTGCTGGAAAGCAAGCGCGCAGGCGCCGACATCTCTGGCAAGAACGGCGAGGAATTTCGCTACCCGAGCTACGTGGAGGACATCATGGGACCGATGTGCTTCGATCATGGCTTCGGGCCGTTCCGATGGGTCTGCACCAGCGGCGATCCAAAGGACCTCGCCACCAGCGACCGTATTGCCGGTGATGTGTTGGAAGCGATGCTGAAGGACGCGCCGAAGGAGATCCATCAGCAGATCGCGGATAACCTGCATTGGATCCGCAGCGCGCAACAGAACAAGTTGGTGGTGGGCAGTCAAGCGCGCATCCTTTATGCGGATGCGGAAGGACGCATCCGTATCGCTGAAGCGTTCAACTACGCGATCAAGAGCGGAGAGGTCAGTGCACCCATCGTGTTGGGCCGCGACCACCACGACGTGAGCGGAACGGATTCACCCTACCGCGAGACGAGCAACATCCGCGATGGATCACGCTTCACAGCCGACATGGCCGTGCAGAATTTCGTTGGCGATGCCTTCCGTGGCGCGACATGGATCAGCCTGCACAACGGCGGCGGCGTGGGCTGGGGCGAAGTGATCAACGGCGGCTTCGGCATGGTGCTGGACGGCGGTGCGGACAGCGACCGCCGACTGAAGAGCATGCTGCACTGGGACGTGAACAACGGCATCGCGCGCCGTGCATGGGCACGCAACCCGAATGCGCAATGGAGCATCCGCGAAGCGATGAAACGGGAGCCGAAGCTGAAGGTGACCGTGGCGGAGGAAGCGGATGATGCGGTGGTGGAGAGGGCGATCGGGTGA
- a CDS encoding T9SS type A sorting domain-containing protein: MRTLQFCLLMLTGTTLLAQNWVVLNPAYRYNYKTDDSDTIRSQIRVMDIDTLGPDSFRYELNRVASLCTSCPYECMITVDLPQFLQADAQIRGSIWRFSMPDTLVIHSLADVDSTWIFNEQDSIPATVVGLFPTSVLGVSDTVRVMVSTMNDTIIWSREHGIVMWHMLGEPRYDLVGVQGAGQGIVMPSFEEIYAFQPGDALQFNQSWSTSMHVYSSSTLFLVDDRTESQDTVFLSGESYHRFNPPSGSIFSYNPTAATSFIASSNVLKPLDSWPGQLVNFPNWGPNGEDMAIVPKHYLDNTGTYVIEGGRIGSFGMFAIYPGTNNDCLGVGFPGPYLNYVIRSSGFYYYQMSTSYSEYNSFSFRGAVINGDTLGSMDDEYYFHVGLPEFERPKWWVYPNPVSSVLHIEGDLFNMDVLQVFDATGERVKSWRMEQTDRFSTDVSDLPPGLYVLSSLLDGHVQRFVVAR, translated from the coding sequence ATGCGAACCCTCCAATTCTGCCTTCTTATGCTGACAGGCACCACACTGCTTGCTCAGAACTGGGTCGTACTGAATCCAGCATACCGCTACAATTACAAAACGGATGATTCAGACACCATACGAAGCCAGATCCGGGTCATGGACATCGATACACTGGGGCCGGATAGTTTCCGCTATGAGCTGAACCGTGTAGCCTCACTTTGCACATCCTGTCCTTATGAGTGCATGATCACCGTGGACCTTCCGCAGTTTCTGCAAGCCGATGCGCAGATCCGAGGAAGCATTTGGCGCTTTAGTATGCCTGACACCTTGGTGATCCATTCGTTGGCTGATGTGGACAGCACATGGATCTTCAACGAACAAGACAGCATACCCGCCACCGTGGTCGGATTATTCCCGACCAGCGTACTCGGGGTATCTGACACCGTGAGGGTGATGGTATCCACCATGAATGACACCATTATATGGAGCCGAGAACACGGCATCGTCATGTGGCACATGCTTGGAGAACCGCGTTATGACTTAGTGGGAGTTCAAGGCGCTGGCCAAGGAATCGTGATGCCATCTTTCGAGGAGATCTATGCATTCCAACCGGGAGATGCCCTCCAGTTCAATCAAAGTTGGAGCACAAGCATGCACGTTTATAGCTCATCAACACTATTCCTAGTGGACGACCGCACTGAGAGTCAGGACACGGTGTTCCTTTCAGGGGAATCGTACCATAGGTTCAACCCGCCCAGTGGTTCGATTTTCTCTTACAACCCAACTGCCGCGACATCATTCATAGCTTCCAGTAATGTGTTGAAGCCCCTTGATTCTTGGCCGGGTCAGCTTGTCAACTTCCCCAATTGGGGGCCGAACGGAGAGGATATGGCTATCGTCCCCAAGCACTATCTGGACAATACCGGCACCTACGTGATCGAAGGTGGGCGGATCGGCTCCTTCGGCATGTTCGCCATCTATCCCGGAACCAATAATGATTGCCTTGGCGTGGGATTCCCAGGTCCCTATCTGAACTATGTGATCCGATCATCTGGATTTTATTACTACCAGATGAGTACAAGCTATTCCGAGTACAACTCCTTCTCATTCCGTGGGGCCGTCATCAATGGTGATACCCTAGGTTCGATGGACGACGAATACTATTTCCATGTGGGATTGCCGGAATTTGAACGTCCAAAATGGTGGGTTTACCCCAATCCCGTCAGCTCGGTCCTGCATATCGAAGGTGACCTCTTCAATATGGATGTACTTCAAGTCTTCGATGCAACTGGAGAACGGGTTAAGTCTTGGCGTATGGAACAAACCGATCGGTTTTCCACGGATGTATCTGACCTCCCTCCGGGGCTATATGTTCTTAGCTCATTGCTCGATGGTCATGTGCAGAGATTCGTGGTGGCTCGATGA
- a CDS encoding Fic family protein, translated as MKHIDKESLSKAYRLFESDDIDTIEVGTLKGLQQIHKYLFDGLLDFAGKNRTSNISKGGFRFATALYLTEALEKVEQMPETTFEEIVAKYVEMNIAHPFMEGNGRAMRIWLDMILKRQLKQVVNWQFVDKTRYLQAMERSPINDLELRTLLSSNLTDDINDRAIVFKGIDQSYYYEGYEKGSGEEQG; from the coding sequence ATGAAACACATTGACAAGGAAAGCCTGAGCAAAGCCTACCGACTGTTTGAAAGCGACGACATCGACACCATTGAAGTCGGCACTTTAAAGGGCTTACAACAGATACACAAGTACTTGTTCGATGGGCTTCTGGACTTTGCCGGGAAGAACCGCACCAGTAACATTTCAAAAGGCGGGTTCAGGTTTGCTACGGCCTTGTATTTGACCGAAGCTCTGGAAAAGGTGGAACAAATGCCCGAGACCACCTTTGAAGAGATCGTTGCCAAGTACGTGGAAATGAACATCGCCCATCCGTTCATGGAAGGCAACGGCAGAGCCATGCGGATATGGCTGGACATGATCCTGAAAAGGCAACTGAAACAAGTGGTCAACTGGCAATTCGTGGATAAGACACGTTACCTTCAAGCCATGGAGCGCAGCCCGATCAACGACCTGGAATTAAGAACACTGCTCAGCTCCAACCTTACGGACGACATAAACGATCGCGCTATCGTTTTCAAAGGCATTGATCAATCCTACTACTACGAAGGTTATGAAAAAGGAAGTGGTGAAGAGCAAGGTTAA
- a CDS encoding PKD domain-containing protein produces MRSTLRLLPIGAVMFLFGNLSAQAPYTLHISGQLEGCTPGQQVTVQTLPGTLPAQMATAAVATDCSFSATFGMDSPSGGVLAFFHCGNGTVTADSSAYAISGPSGSTDIMLQLTCGSDTSSACQACFTVTQSAPFTAQFTSCTTGGTPPYFDGWLLPDGSLSIGPAPSFIFSGPGAYGVCLQSSDATGATSVACDTVIVAADGTINPPGSLPCLAGFWMVQAYSDTSNGGNFLAPVPNEVWVLDLSSASGGINEYTWDFGDGSSSSETYPTHEYQGPGPYQLCLTISNGSCSDTFCDTVSVDESGLLNGMATDPGTHVTTAHVSDRDGGFTLNVLQGFPTSVAEVSALAEFNLWPNPAQEELNITFKSSHTGAVSVTVIDLNGRTMLREDHPLALGNNAVRLNTASLAPGLYMVRLGDAAQQVAQRFLKVR; encoded by the coding sequence ATGAGATCAACTCTACGCCTGTTACCCATCGGTGCTGTTATGTTCCTCTTTGGCAACCTCAGTGCCCAAGCCCCCTACACCCTCCATATTTCCGGCCAGCTTGAAGGCTGCACGCCGGGCCAGCAGGTCACCGTGCAGACCCTGCCCGGCACACTGCCCGCGCAAATGGCAACGGCAGCGGTAGCCACGGACTGTTCCTTCTCGGCGACCTTCGGGATGGACTCCCCTTCCGGCGGCGTGCTCGCGTTCTTCCATTGCGGCAACGGCACGGTCACCGCTGATTCGTCCGCATATGCCATCAGCGGCCCGAGCGGCTCCACGGACATCATGCTACAATTGACTTGCGGCTCGGACACATCCTCTGCGTGCCAGGCCTGCTTCACGGTCACCCAAAGCGCACCCTTCACCGCGCAGTTCACAAGTTGCACCACTGGCGGGACGCCTCCCTACTTCGATGGTTGGTTGCTTCCCGACGGCAGCCTCAGCATCGGTCCGGCCCCGAGCTTCATCTTCAGCGGCCCCGGTGCTTACGGAGTATGCCTACAAAGCTCCGATGCCACAGGTGCCACCAGCGTGGCCTGCGATACGGTCATCGTCGCTGCTGACGGCACCATCAACCCGCCGGGCAGCCTGCCCTGCTTGGCCGGCTTCTGGATGGTGCAGGCCTATTCGGACACCTCCAACGGCGGCAATTTCCTGGCCCCCGTCCCCAATGAGGTGTGGGTGTTGGACCTGAGCTCCGCAAGTGGCGGCATCAATGAATATACCTGGGACTTCGGTGACGGAAGCAGTTCGTCCGAGACCTACCCCACACATGAATACCAAGGCCCCGGACCCTATCAGCTCTGCCTCACCATCAGCAATGGAAGTTGCTCGGACACCTTCTGCGACACGGTGAGCGTGGACGAGAGCGGCCTGCTGAACGGGATGGCGACCGATCCCGGGACCCATGTGACCACCGCGCATGTGAGCGACCGGGATGGAGGCTTCACGCTCAACGTGCTCCAAGGCTTTCCGACGAGTGTTGCGGAAGTTTCCGCCTTGGCCGAATTCAACCTGTGGCCGAACCCCGCGCAGGAGGAGCTGAACATCACATTCAAGAGCAGCCATACCGGAGCCGTTTCCGTGACCGTGATCGACCTGAACGGCCGCACCATGCTCCGCGAGGACCATCCTCTCGCCTTGGGCAACAACGCGGTCCGGCTGAACACTGCTTCGCTCGCACCCGGTCTGTACATGGTACGCTTGGGCGATGCCGCACAACAGGTGGCACAGCGCTTCCTGAAGGTGCGGTGA